A genomic region of Candidatus Baltobacteraceae bacterium contains the following coding sequences:
- a CDS encoding TonB-dependent receptor — protein MSVRICAALLLAFSFVLSPALAQPPAAGATVTGRILETSAGLPVGGASVALRQGETVVATTATAKDGSFSFAGVGPGDYSLLITANGYQTTLIPILHVEPGQAAVEMQTALTPATTGLKQIAVVSVATNTALASTATINKNLNPSILQDQNYMRAGDALGTVPFVTSTTSNSVGDDENIQLRGFDPSESVALIDGHPVGPLGACPAANNPIGTAPCPYNTNGSLFDYQLAEFWGMSNIGVTLGSGATGLYGVPTLAGSVNFETLNPTPTDHFTLLQGYGDLSKLMTGFSYTGTAGKLGFAGAYGVEGSQGEVNGPILQTAMLSGADFIKSLGGKDAADCAGVGSPTATLYGKSMPPSLLPDDVAACTTDVGSDYMNKNALAKLTYQVDSKTSVLVSFYGANSNANGVGNGEAYWMPYSQMLSQANSYASSGGYNFKLKPSGTETNCDSAANPNPIAVLYNNAAGFECLTAPQFASDFSGAWDKGPGGFHNDLDQDYHARITRQIGAGTLTIDGYVDTYSEYNEKPDVDDYLAAEQDTWYTHGGLISDDYPGRKNDFTFGMSFQHQMHETNQWPADGVPCFGNCYAGFPFGDTNYFIHDTYDASNHFSVFTDLTLDDSKVSGTTSFDPRVSLVYRPDSANVLRITGGAASISPDPVLYTGGLYPNPGLGALYSHLSGGIFTDMVTSGVACDAPVPAVNAPGSSVRPEQADDIEAALAHRFPNQATVEVDAYNTIETNPIISGIAPLSAAPAAQLAAFNAANPGYFTTVLDTLNGPGGCGTGYTMSSLGEIVATNSGQAQYRGVNVYAKYPITRQLEIDGNYTVQTAYYMGLSQTVLLNNPGYINGQQFYGIPTDTATLGLGYNNRQGAWTARIDGYYVGNNNSYYRPAFWYANANISKTVKDITLNFGISNLFNNDAGIYQYTNAGTVIAQNGYYPPPNSYNSLLSLLPRQVWLTTTVHL, from the coding sequence ATGAGTGTACGGATTTGTGCGGCACTGTTGCTCGCATTTTCTTTTGTGCTATCGCCGGCGCTGGCGCAGCCCCCCGCCGCCGGGGCCACCGTTACCGGACGAATTCTCGAAACGAGCGCCGGGCTGCCGGTGGGAGGCGCGAGCGTCGCGCTTCGCCAAGGCGAAACCGTCGTCGCAACCACGGCGACGGCGAAAGACGGATCGTTTTCCTTTGCCGGCGTCGGACCGGGCGACTATTCGCTGCTGATTACCGCCAACGGTTACCAGACCACGCTGATCCCGATCTTGCATGTCGAACCGGGACAGGCTGCGGTCGAGATGCAGACGGCGCTTACGCCGGCGACGACCGGTCTGAAACAGATCGCCGTCGTCTCGGTAGCCACCAACACCGCGCTGGCAAGCACGGCGACAATCAACAAGAATCTGAATCCGAGCATTCTGCAAGATCAAAACTACATGCGCGCGGGCGATGCACTGGGAACGGTACCGTTCGTTACATCCACGACCAGCAACTCGGTCGGCGATGATGAAAATATCCAATTGCGAGGCTTCGATCCCTCGGAGAGCGTCGCATTGATCGACGGCCACCCCGTCGGCCCGCTGGGCGCGTGCCCGGCGGCGAATAACCCGATCGGCACCGCCCCGTGCCCGTACAATACCAATGGCAGCCTGTTCGACTACCAGCTCGCAGAGTTTTGGGGCATGAGCAACATCGGCGTCACACTCGGCTCGGGCGCGACCGGGCTCTACGGCGTGCCGACGCTTGCCGGTTCGGTGAACTTCGAGACGCTCAATCCGACGCCGACGGATCACTTCACGCTTCTGCAGGGCTACGGCGATCTGAGCAAGCTGATGACCGGATTCTCGTACACGGGAACCGCCGGAAAACTTGGCTTCGCGGGGGCCTATGGCGTCGAAGGGTCGCAGGGCGAGGTCAACGGCCCGATTTTACAGACCGCGATGCTTTCGGGCGCGGATTTCATCAAATCGCTGGGCGGTAAAGACGCGGCCGATTGTGCCGGCGTTGGTTCGCCGACGGCGACGCTTTACGGCAAGAGTATGCCGCCATCACTTCTGCCCGATGACGTCGCAGCGTGCACGACGGACGTCGGCAGCGACTATATGAACAAGAACGCGCTTGCGAAACTGACGTATCAGGTCGACTCGAAGACCTCGGTGCTCGTCTCATTCTACGGCGCGAATTCCAACGCCAACGGCGTCGGCAACGGAGAGGCTTATTGGATGCCGTATAGCCAGATGCTCAGCCAGGCCAACAGCTACGCTTCGAGCGGCGGCTACAATTTCAAATTGAAGCCGAGTGGAACGGAGACGAATTGCGATTCCGCCGCCAACCCGAATCCGATCGCCGTGCTCTACAACAACGCCGCTGGATTCGAGTGTCTCACGGCGCCGCAGTTCGCATCGGACTTCTCGGGAGCGTGGGACAAGGGGCCGGGCGGTTTTCATAACGATCTAGACCAAGACTATCACGCGCGTATCACGCGCCAAATCGGGGCGGGAACGCTCACGATCGACGGCTACGTCGACACCTACAGCGAGTACAACGAGAAACCTGACGTGGACGATTATCTGGCTGCGGAACAGGATACGTGGTACACGCACGGCGGCCTGATCAGCGACGACTACCCCGGCCGGAAGAACGACTTTACGTTCGGCATGTCCTTCCAACACCAGATGCACGAAACGAACCAGTGGCCCGCCGACGGAGTGCCGTGTTTCGGCAACTGTTACGCCGGGTTTCCGTTCGGCGATACGAACTATTTCATCCACGACACCTATGACGCGAGCAATCACTTCTCGGTCTTCACGGACTTGACGCTCGACGACTCGAAGGTCTCCGGCACGACGAGCTTCGACCCGCGCGTCTCGCTCGTCTACCGGCCTGATTCGGCGAACGTCTTGCGCATCACGGGGGGCGCCGCGTCGATCTCGCCCGATCCGGTCCTGTATACCGGCGGCTTGTATCCGAACCCGGGACTCGGCGCGCTCTACTCGCACCTTTCGGGCGGTATCTTCACCGACATGGTGACGAGCGGCGTTGCTTGCGATGCTCCGGTTCCGGCCGTGAATGCGCCCGGTTCGTCCGTAAGGCCGGAGCAGGCCGACGACATTGAGGCCGCGCTGGCGCATCGCTTCCCCAATCAGGCGACGGTGGAAGTCGATGCCTACAACACGATCGAGACGAATCCGATCATCTCGGGTATCGCGCCGCTCTCCGCTGCGCCGGCGGCGCAACTCGCGGCGTTCAACGCGGCGAATCCCGGCTACTTTACGACCGTGCTCGATACGCTCAATGGCCCCGGCGGCTGCGGCACCGGCTACACGATGAGCAGTCTCGGCGAGATCGTGGCAACGAATTCGGGACAGGCGCAGTATCGCGGCGTGAACGTCTACGCGAAGTACCCGATCACCCGTCAGCTCGAGATCGACGGCAACTACACCGTGCAAACGGCATACTACATGGGCCTCTCGCAAACGGTGTTGCTGAACAATCCCGGCTACATCAACGGTCAGCAGTTCTACGGGATTCCGACCGACACGGCGACCCTCGGACTGGGTTACAACAACCGGCAGGGTGCGTGGACGGCCCGGATCGACGGTTACTACGTCGGCAACAACAACTCATATTATCGTCCGGCCTTCTGGTACGCCAATGCGAACATCTCGAAGACCGTGAAAGATATCACGCTCAACTTCGGTATCAGCAACCTGTTCAACAACGACGCCGGAATTTACCAATACACGAACGCCGGTACGGTGATTGCTCAGAACGGATACTATCCTCCGCCGAATTCGTACAATAGTCTGCTCTCACTCCTCCCCCGTCAGGTCTGGCTGACGACGACCGTCCACCTCTAG